The nucleotide window TCAATGGAATAGATTTTCGCCTCAACGAAATGCAAGATGGATCATACGCGATCATGGGACAACTAATTGTTGAAGAACATGCTAGAGAAGAAGAGGCTTTAATCGTCGCGTTACTACAAGATTTTTCTGTTCAAGCAGGTCCTTATGCATTCATACGCATTTGCGATACCGATGGTGACTTTATCCTGATGGAATGCAATGATGCATTGCCTGAAGAGTACGAATATCCACATGCAAATAATCGCCTGTGGCTACATGAAGGAAGGTTCAAAATGATACCCAAGAGCTTTAGAGATACTCAAGGACTGCGACCAGAAGAAGCGCTGTTATTTTTGAAGACTAGCTCTTTTAAGCTCACTGAGATTGAGAATTTGAGTATCTCAATATCCAAAAATATGATCAACGGCTTTCCAGAAAAGTATCTGtcaaatctgaaaagaCTCCCGTTGACTACAGAAGACGAAAAGTTGTCAAAAGTGCTCAAAGCAAATCCACAGATTGGTAGCCTTTTAATAAGAAATTTGCTTCGTAAAGACGTCCAAATACCCAAAGTCACGACATCAGCAAGCGTTGAATCGCTGGAACTATTGGTACCGCAACGTCATTGTGATATGCTTTCCCTTTTTTTACGTGAGGAAGATGTGCGAGAAGAAGTAATATCTCTTCCACTTTACGTCGGAAGAGCCTTGTGTATCGTTTTGACAAGCTTGTTGCAATCGGAGGAGATTTTCCTAAGAGAGAGGGAACCTTTACTGAAGAAAGACACGAAGGAAAGCCAGTTTAGCTCCTTCAAGTTTTCTTATTTCGagccaaattttgaagcacaACCGGATGAGGATGCCAGTGCCAGTGTGAACATCTTAGAGCAACTCGCAAAGGCCTTCAAAGAAGACACGCAAAGCAAAGGACTCGATGAAGATCAACCAGGGGACGAATATACCGATGAAGAGGGGAAGGCGGATGAGTCCTGCAAAAAGTATTTTGAAGACGAGAAGATCGATATAGATGAGGATGattttttcgaattttttATGAAGGAAGCGCTGAAAATGGGTAAAGAAAACAtcgaatctttgaaaagttcttttcttgatgaTTTCGGTGCATAGCCAAATGAGGATTCTTTAAAAGAAGGACGCTTTAAGCGAGAGAAGCAAGATTTTCCGAATAGAAGTTTTGGAAATGCAGATATTGACTGTCAAAATGattatgatgatgaaaatgagagTTCCAAATTAGAAACTTAATCAAAAACT belongs to Zygotorulaspora mrakii chromosome 1, complete sequence and includes:
- a CDS encoding uncharacterized protein (ancestral locus Anc_8.667); the encoded protein is MESDQTDIMLLQKPQEHVSFKRLWQYEQGDPEVSASVTDDETVLLFGLFYVDKFMNSNVEYMSRLMTKLQSHVEDWNAHYPWSDFNGIDFRLNEMQDGSYAIMGQLIVEEHAREEEALIVALLQDFSVQAGPYAFIRICDTDGDFILMECNDALPEEYEYPHANNRLWLHEGRFKMIPKSFRDTQGLRPEEALLFLKTSSFKLTEIENLSISISKNMINGFPEKYLSNLKRLPLTTEDEKLSKVLKANPQIGSLLIRNLLRKDVQIPKVTTSASVESLELLVPQRHCDMLSLFLREEDVREEVISLPLYVGRALCIVLTSLLQSEEIFLREREPLLKKDTKESQFSSFKFSYFEPNFEAQPDEDASASVNILEQLAKAFKEDTQSKGLDEDQPGDEYTDEEGKADESCKKYFEDEKIDIDEDDFFEFFMKEALKMGKENIESLKSSFLDDFGA